In Paenibacillus guangzhouensis, a single window of DNA contains:
- a CDS encoding SDR family oxidoreductase produces MTAIQQQQIAIVTGASNARGIAAATCRKLAEQSIDIFFTYWQSEPDWPALFEQELARHGIRCASMELDLSHVDVHNTLLDHVADELGCPTILINCAAHSADSNYQDLTAKTLDDHYYTNVRATSMLCVEFARRYERLNLSSGRIINLTSGQGLGPMPGNLAYAASKAAISAFSESLSAELAHLGITVNAVNPGPTDTNWMTDEIRTHILAKSPMGRIGRPDDAARVIAFLASEDAQWITGQVIHSEGGFYRG; encoded by the coding sequence ATGACAGCCATTCAACAACAACAAATCGCGATCGTGACTGGAGCAAGCAATGCACGAGGTATCGCTGCCGCGACCTGTCGCAAGTTAGCAGAACAATCGATCGATATATTCTTTACGTATTGGCAATCGGAGCCGGACTGGCCGGCATTATTCGAGCAAGAGCTTGCTCGCCACGGGATTCGATGCGCAAGCATGGAGCTCGATTTATCGCATGTCGATGTGCATAACACGCTGCTAGACCACGTAGCGGATGAACTCGGATGCCCGACGATTCTGATCAACTGCGCCGCCCATTCCGCCGATTCGAACTATCAGGATCTGACGGCGAAGACGCTCGATGACCACTATTATACGAACGTCAGAGCAACGTCCATGTTATGCGTGGAATTCGCTCGCCGCTACGAGCGACTGAACTTATCATCAGGCCGGATCATCAACTTAACATCGGGCCAAGGCTTAGGTCCGATGCCTGGGAACCTGGCGTATGCCGCATCCAAGGCCGCGATCTCTGCCTTTAGCGAATCGTTATCCGCGGAGCTGGCCCACCTGGGCATCACGGTCAATGCGGTAAATCCCGGTCCGACCGACACCAACTGGATGACGGATGAGATTCGTACGCACATCCTAGCGAAAAGCCCGATGGGACGGATTGGACGCCCAGATGACGCTGCACGCGTCATCGCATTCCTCGCGAGCGAGGATGCGCAGTGGATTACAGGACAGGTGATTCATTCGGAAGGCGGATTTTATCGGGGATAA
- a CDS encoding class I SAM-dependent methyltransferase produces the protein MIDYGKDLFKGTAWYYARYRPLYPASLIRHLVDKFALDGEGRLLDLGCGTGQLVLRFQDWFEDIVGIDPEPEMLEEARRLSLEHRVSHVQWLEGKAEDRAGDLGSYRLVTIAKAFHWMDRETVLDLMYRHTVDRGGIAIIGNDSEKHEPLPWQLKVNEVVAKWLGKERRAGNSTYQPPTERFEDTLAKSRYQNIEKHVLPPYAVKWTTESIIGNLYSTSFGARRFFGDDLERFEDELRSALLAINPSDEFVEEQSIAVITGMKLG, from the coding sequence ATGATTGATTACGGAAAAGATCTCTTTAAAGGCACTGCGTGGTACTATGCCAGATATCGTCCGCTTTATCCCGCGTCTTTGATTCGGCATCTCGTCGACAAGTTCGCGCTCGATGGCGAAGGACGGCTGCTCGACCTCGGATGCGGTACAGGCCAGCTCGTGCTACGGTTCCAGGATTGGTTCGAAGACATCGTCGGCATCGATCCCGAACCTGAGATGCTGGAGGAAGCGAGACGATTGTCTCTGGAACATCGCGTCAGCCATGTACAGTGGCTGGAAGGAAAAGCAGAGGATCGTGCAGGTGACCTGGGTTCTTACCGCCTCGTCACGATCGCCAAAGCGTTTCACTGGATGGATCGGGAGACGGTCCTCGACCTGATGTATCGCCACACCGTTGATCGTGGCGGCATAGCCATAATCGGGAACGATTCAGAGAAACACGAGCCGCTGCCTTGGCAGCTCAAAGTCAATGAAGTCGTCGCGAAGTGGCTTGGCAAAGAGCGACGAGCAGGCAATAGTACGTATCAGCCGCCGACAGAACGGTTTGAGGATACCTTGGCGAAATCGAGATATCAGAACATCGAGAAGCACGTGCTGCCCCCTTATGCTGTGAAATGGACCACGGAATCGATCATCGGAAATCTATACTCGACTTCTTTCGGTGCACGTCGATTTTTCGGCGATGATCTGGAGCGATTCGAGGATGAGCTTCGATCCGCGCTGCTCGCAATCAACCCGTCGGACGAGTTTGTAGAAGAGCAATCCATTGCGGTGATCACAGGGATGAAGCTCGGATAG
- a CDS encoding ABC transporter ATP-binding protein has translation MSVTITIKDLVKKYADTTVIPALSLEIKKGEFFTLLGPSGCGKTTLLRMIAGFNSIEGGTINFNERVINQVEPGKRNIGMVFQNYAIFPHLTVKGNIAFGLENRKIPKEQIAAKVDDILKVVQIEQYKDRMPKNLSGGQQQRVALARAIVIRPDVLLMDEPLSNLDAKLRIDMRNAIKDIQRDVGITTVYVTHDQEEAMAVSDRIAVMKSGVIQHLGTPQEIYQRPANVFVATFIGRTNILEGTLIQEDGGYKVQIGSDYTEQVTHVRVPHPQKVIPVQVSVRPEEFIITEDNSGLQAKIVHSVFLGQNTHYFVDLKGGQRIEITQESKTTQILAPGEVIYLKMKTDKINVYDAAGELNYTRGDQR, from the coding sequence ATGAGCGTAACCATAACGATCAAAGACTTAGTCAAAAAATATGCAGATACGACGGTCATTCCTGCGTTGTCCCTGGAGATTAAGAAGGGTGAGTTCTTCACCCTTCTCGGTCCTTCCGGATGCGGGAAAACAACACTGCTTCGCATGATCGCAGGCTTCAACAGCATTGAAGGCGGGACGATCAATTTCAACGAGCGAGTCATTAATCAAGTCGAACCAGGCAAACGAAACATCGGTATGGTGTTCCAGAACTATGCGATTTTCCCGCACTTGACGGTGAAAGGCAATATCGCGTTCGGGCTAGAGAACCGGAAAATTCCGAAGGAGCAAATTGCGGCGAAAGTCGATGACATTCTGAAGGTCGTGCAAATCGAACAGTATAAAGACCGGATGCCGAAAAATCTATCGGGTGGACAACAGCAGCGCGTAGCGCTTGCGCGGGCAATCGTCATCAGGCCGGATGTGCTTCTCATGGACGAGCCGCTGTCGAATCTGGATGCGAAGCTTCGGATCGACATGCGAAATGCGATCAAGGATATTCAGAGAGATGTGGGGATTACGACCGTCTATGTCACGCATGACCAAGAAGAAGCGATGGCTGTATCGGATCGGATCGCCGTTATGAAATCAGGGGTTATTCAGCATCTAGGCACACCGCAAGAGATCTATCAGCGCCCGGCGAATGTATTCGTAGCAACCTTCATCGGCCGTACGAACATTCTCGAAGGGACGTTGATCCAAGAGGATGGCGGCTATAAGGTGCAAATCGGATCTGACTATACAGAGCAGGTGACCCATGTTCGCGTTCCTCATCCGCAAAAGGTGATTCCAGTTCAAGTCTCGGTTCGCCCGGAAGAGTTCATCATCACAGAAGACAACAGCGGGCTCCAAGCGAAGATCGTTCATAGTGTATTTTTAGGACAGAACACGCATTACTTCGTAGATCTTAAAGGCGGTCAACGGATTGAGATCACGCAGGAGTCGAAGACGACGCAAATCCTTGCTCCAGGCGAAGTGATCTACCTGAAAATGAAGACAGATAAGATTAATGTGTACGACGCGGCAGGGGAATTGAACTATACAAGGGGCGATCAGCGATGA
- a CDS encoding ABC transporter substrate-binding protein: MKKFSMLIIVCMLVMTALTACGGGEKESGPSNKLVVYSPNSEEIIKTIIPMFEKQTGITVELVTAGTGEIVKRLQSEKQNPYADVMFGGSMAGYLENADLYEPYVSPNDEFLIEGHRNKSGFATPYISDGSVLLVNKNLIGNIKIDSYADLLNPELKGKIASADPASSSSAFAQLTNMLKAMGGDYENEKGWNYVSELIKNLDGKIASGSGAVHKSVADGEYVVGLTYEDPASTYVRNGAPVEVVYPKEGAVFLDAASGIIKGAPHMENAKKFIDFILSQEAQDAFGTQLTNRPLRKDTKLGDYMTPYSKINMIDEDTDYVSKNKSKIIEHYTDVFTSTK, encoded by the coding sequence ATGAAGAAGTTTTCGATGCTCATCATCGTATGTATGCTTGTTATGACAGCGCTTACAGCCTGTGGTGGTGGGGAGAAGGAGTCGGGTCCATCCAATAAGCTGGTGGTCTACAGCCCGAACAGCGAAGAGATTATTAAGACGATTATTCCGATGTTCGAGAAGCAGACAGGGATTACAGTTGAACTCGTAACGGCTGGAACTGGCGAAATTGTTAAGCGCTTACAATCCGAAAAACAGAACCCATATGCTGACGTCATGTTCGGTGGTTCCATGGCAGGGTATTTGGAGAATGCAGACTTGTACGAGCCTTATGTGTCGCCAAATGATGAATTTCTAATTGAAGGCCATCGTAATAAATCTGGTTTTGCTACCCCTTACATCTCTGATGGAAGCGTTCTCTTAGTGAATAAGAACTTGATCGGCAATATCAAGATCGATAGTTATGCGGATCTGTTAAATCCAGAGCTCAAAGGAAAAATCGCTTCAGCTGACCCAGCAAGCTCGAGTTCGGCGTTCGCACAGCTGACGAATATGCTCAAGGCGATGGGCGGCGATTATGAGAACGAGAAGGGCTGGAACTACGTTAGCGAATTGATTAAGAATCTTGACGGTAAAATTGCAAGCGGTTCCGGTGCGGTACACAAGAGTGTCGCGGACGGAGAATATGTGGTTGGCTTGACGTACGAAGACCCTGCGAGCACGTATGTACGTAACGGAGCACCAGTCGAAGTTGTGTATCCGAAGGAAGGCGCTGTATTCCTGGATGCCGCGTCCGGCATTATCAAAGGCGCGCCGCATATGGAGAATGCGAAGAAATTTATTGATTTCATCTTATCCCAAGAGGCGCAAGACGCATTCGGCACCCAATTGACGAACCGTCCACTTCGCAAAGATACGAAGCTTGGTGACTATATGACGCCTTACAGCAAGATCAACATGATCGACGAAGACACGGATTACGTGAGCAAAAACAAATCCAAAATCATCGAGCATTACACAGACGTATTCACAAGCACAAAATAA
- a CDS encoding carbohydrate ABC transporter permease — MKDNQAGMSLSFKIISYVIISFLSLACLFPFLLMISGSLTSNESIIRDGFHLIPQVFSLEGYNMVFTFPDQLIKAYSVTIFVTVVGTVTGLFLITMAGYVLQRKDFKYRNKFSFFIYFTTLFGGGLVPWYIMITNYFNLGDTYAVLILPGLMTPFLIILMKNFIKSAVPDELFDSAKIDGANDFRIYYSIVLKLSMPGIATVGLFLALSYWNDWFLSSLFINDSSKYQLQYYLYNMINTMLFVSQMSSGTGVTLAQEIPTESTKMAMAIVVTGPIVFLYPFIQRYFVKGLTVGAVKG; from the coding sequence ATGAAAGATAATCAAGCCGGCATGTCGTTATCGTTCAAAATCATTTCGTATGTCATCATCTCTTTCCTTTCGCTCGCTTGCCTGTTTCCATTTCTGCTGATGATATCAGGTTCGCTGACATCGAATGAATCCATCATCCGTGACGGATTTCATTTGATTCCGCAAGTGTTCTCTTTAGAGGGATATAACATGGTATTTACGTTCCCGGACCAGCTCATCAAGGCCTACAGTGTGACGATCTTCGTCACAGTCGTCGGAACGGTGACAGGACTCTTCCTGATCACGATGGCGGGCTATGTTCTGCAGCGCAAAGATTTCAAATACCGCAACAAGTTCTCCTTCTTCATCTATTTCACCACATTGTTCGGTGGCGGGCTTGTCCCGTGGTATATCATGATCACCAATTACTTCAACTTGGGCGACACGTATGCGGTGCTGATTCTGCCAGGATTAATGACACCGTTCCTGATCATTTTGATGAAAAACTTCATTAAATCGGCCGTGCCGGATGAATTATTCGACTCAGCCAAAATCGACGGCGCGAACGACTTCCGAATCTACTACAGCATTGTGCTTAAGCTTTCGATGCCAGGTATCGCAACCGTCGGCTTGTTCCTGGCGCTATCGTACTGGAACGACTGGTTCCTATCTTCACTATTCATCAACGATAGCAGCAAATACCAGCTGCAATACTACTTGTACAACATGATCAATACGATGCTGTTCGTATCGCAGATGTCGTCAGGGACAGGGGTAACGCTCGCTCAGGAAATTCCGACGGAATCAACGAAAATGGCGATGGCCATCGTCGTCACAGGACCGATTGTGTTCCTGTACCCGTTCATACAACGGTATTTTGTCAAAGGCTTAACGGTAGGCGCAGTCAAAGGCTAG
- a CDS encoding ABC transporter permease, which translates to MLKKRGFLFELNKNKIMFAMLIPTVLFFLINSYFPMVGIYYAFTSYDFAGGLFGSPFVGLDNFKFLYQSGILWKLTLNTIGYNLVFIVIGNALSIAIAILISEIRGKLFKKLTQSIMFLPYFMSFVLLSVLAYNMFNFESGFVNQLLKSMGLAAVDIYNTPWLWPILITLFYIWKNLGYSMVIYLASIMGISDEYYEAAKIDGANILQRIWHITVPMLKPTFVVLLLFALGSIMKGQFDLFYQLVGNNGLLYNVTDIIDTYVYRSLKVNFDIGMATAAGLYQSLFGFVLIMTVNAIIRKINEDYALF; encoded by the coding sequence ATGTTAAAGAAGAGAGGCTTTTTATTCGAGTTGAACAAAAATAAAATCATGTTCGCCATGCTCATTCCGACCGTCCTTTTTTTCTTAATTAACTCTTATTTCCCGATGGTCGGGATCTATTACGCCTTTACGAGTTACGATTTTGCAGGCGGGTTGTTCGGGAGTCCCTTCGTCGGACTGGATAATTTCAAATTTCTATATCAATCCGGCATCTTATGGAAACTAACACTCAATACGATTGGCTACAACCTCGTGTTCATCGTCATCGGCAATGCGCTGTCAATTGCCATAGCCATCCTGATCAGTGAGATCCGAGGAAAGTTATTTAAAAAATTGACCCAATCAATCATGTTCTTACCCTACTTCATGTCCTTCGTCTTACTCAGCGTACTCGCCTATAACATGTTCAACTTCGAGTCGGGATTCGTTAATCAACTATTGAAATCCATGGGATTGGCAGCGGTGGATATCTATAATACGCCGTGGCTATGGCCGATCCTGATCACCCTATTCTATATCTGGAAAAACCTCGGATACAGTATGGTCATCTATCTGGCTTCCATCATGGGCATTAGCGACGAATATTACGAAGCTGCTAAAATCGACGGCGCGAACATCCTCCAGCGGATCTGGCACATCACCGTTCCTATGCTGAAGCCGACCTTCGTCGTTCTCCTGTTATTTGCGCTGGGCAGCATTATGAAAGGTCAGTTCGACTTATTCTATCAACTCGTCGGCAACAACGGGCTGCTCTACAATGTCACCGACATTATTGATACGTATGTCTACCGCTCGCTCAAAGTGAATTTCGATATCGGCATGGCGACCGCTGCAGGATTGTACCAATCCTTGTTTGGGTTCGTGCTCATTATGACCGTGAACGCCATCATCCGCAAAATCAACGAAGATTACGCGCTATTCTAA
- a CDS encoding helix-turn-helix domain-containing protein codes for MSFIGCVILTLLATSMIMYVNFESIALKQVYLADSNSLSQIKSEVSKMTETATSLSSQIYNDSAVSKLLYYASPNIYDVIFAQQQLDNYRASLPFIESIYVYNAKSNQFYISSPNIRNGIQPKSGLDDEGILAIFNDFRQYKPFQPIPRTYSIGSMEMTQVSSYTYLCYNFINDNDFLNTAVVVNISDKWLSQRVEQADEDPAGEQTFIMNEKGILYSGNWNRPMLTDLSGVSYIQNILKDTNASSYFVDQVNGVRSLVSYTSPDSLGWRYVRITPYNDITHDINLMRYRTIYIIVGILLLGLCISYISSHRVYRPFDKVLRKFKTLEAERRNHQVILKQDFLRNTILGRETYPDGILQEKLYYFESPLRIDHPTCLVLLKMDRYAHWSQHYQEDLKLLKYAMTNICAEIASASYAVETMDMGENHMVLVLNTRTLQQESERQTMLEMITQMQTSILHHLQLSISFTVSPRMESVEQWARMYMQVMEASMYRLFQGHGSILFAEDMRNLKSDEYVFPAQKEKQLVECIMKGSADEAKGIYRSIVRETEQYPFAVIQLVIAHLTLTINNILRSLSRNNAFLVTPEFDTSISLLNQVETMDEVQSVFFQLFDDISRLLGEKRSTKHDDFVNKVHEIITQHYSDPNLSLNFIADQLSMSPIYLSRLYKQLTVNSLSDVIGEMRMNKAKELLRLSDYTVSEVAEKTGFTNSSYFYRIFKKNNGITPNDYRKNTQAAADH; via the coding sequence ATGAGTTTTATTGGTTGTGTCATCCTTACACTGCTCGCGACATCGATGATCATGTACGTCAATTTCGAGAGTATCGCGCTCAAGCAGGTTTATCTCGCGGATTCCAACAGCTTGTCTCAGATTAAGAGTGAGGTATCCAAAATGACGGAGACGGCAACCTCTTTGTCTTCCCAGATTTATAACGATTCGGCGGTCTCGAAATTGCTCTATTATGCTAGTCCCAATATTTATGACGTGATCTTTGCGCAGCAGCAGCTGGACAATTATCGGGCTTCCTTGCCGTTCATTGAATCCATCTATGTCTACAATGCGAAATCGAATCAGTTCTACATCAGCTCACCGAACATTCGTAACGGCATTCAACCGAAATCCGGACTGGATGACGAGGGGATTCTAGCGATTTTCAATGATTTCAGACAATATAAACCTTTTCAGCCGATTCCAAGAACGTACAGCATCGGTTCCATGGAAATGACGCAAGTCTCTAGCTACACGTATTTGTGTTACAACTTCATTAATGACAATGATTTTCTAAATACGGCGGTTGTCGTGAATATATCGGACAAATGGCTGAGTCAACGCGTGGAACAGGCGGATGAGGATCCAGCGGGAGAGCAGACATTCATCATGAATGAGAAGGGGATTCTTTATTCGGGGAATTGGAATCGGCCGATGCTGACGGATTTGTCGGGGGTAAGCTATATCCAGAACATTTTGAAGGATACGAATGCTTCTTCTTATTTTGTCGATCAGGTGAATGGTGTCCGCTCACTTGTCTCTTATACATCTCCAGATTCGTTAGGGTGGCGATACGTTCGCATCACGCCATACAACGACATTACGCATGACATTAATCTAATGCGGTATCGAACCATTTACATTATTGTAGGGATTTTGCTGCTCGGATTATGTATTTCGTACATTTCTTCGCATCGGGTGTATCGTCCATTCGATAAAGTGCTGCGCAAATTCAAGACGCTGGAAGCGGAGCGGCGTAATCATCAGGTGATTCTGAAGCAGGATTTCCTGCGGAATACGATATTAGGACGGGAAACGTATCCTGATGGAATATTACAGGAAAAGCTGTATTATTTTGAGTCGCCATTACGGATCGACCATCCGACCTGTCTCGTTCTGCTCAAAATGGATCGATATGCGCATTGGTCCCAGCATTATCAAGAGGATTTGAAGCTGCTGAAGTATGCGATGACGAATATTTGCGCTGAAATTGCATCCGCTTCTTATGCCGTCGAGACGATGGATATGGGTGAAAATCATATGGTGCTGGTGCTGAATACGCGAACCCTGCAGCAGGAGTCAGAGAGGCAGACCATGTTGGAGATGATCACGCAAATGCAAACGTCAATTCTTCATCATCTGCAGCTATCCATTTCGTTCACGGTCAGTCCTAGGATGGAGTCGGTTGAGCAATGGGCTCGCATGTATATGCAGGTGATGGAGGCATCGATGTATCGGCTGTTCCAAGGACATGGCAGTATCTTGTTCGCGGAGGACATGAGGAATTTGAAATCCGATGAATATGTGTTCCCTGCCCAAAAAGAGAAACAGCTCGTCGAGTGCATCATGAAAGGCAGTGCAGATGAAGCCAAGGGGATATACCGTTCTATTGTCCGTGAAACCGAGCAGTACCCTTTTGCCGTCATCCAATTGGTTATCGCGCATTTAACACTTACGATCAATAACATTTTGAGATCCTTATCGAGGAACAATGCATTTCTCGTCACCCCGGAGTTCGATACGTCGATCTCCTTATTGAATCAAGTGGAGACCATGGATGAGGTTCAGTCGGTGTTCTTCCAGCTGTTCGATGACATTAGCCGTTTGCTAGGGGAGAAACGCAGCACGAAGCATGATGATTTTGTCAACAAAGTGCATGAGATCATCACGCAGCACTACAGCGATCCGAATCTTTCCTTGAATTTCATCGCGGATCAGCTGTCGATGTCGCCGATTTATCTGAGCCGGCTTTACAAGCAATTGACCGTGAATTCACTATCGGATGTTATCGGCGAGATGCGCATGAACAAAGCAAAAGAACTGCTGCGTTTATCCGACTACACCGTGTCTGAGGTTGCGGAGAAAACTGGTTTTACGAATAGCTCGTATTTCTATCGGATCTTTAAGAAGAACAATGGCATTACGCCAAACGATTATCGCAAGAACACACAAGCTGCCGCTGATCATTGA
- a CDS encoding extracellular solute-binding protein: MGKRRLLTLCTVTLLTASMLAGCGGTKTEAEKPSVDKSQTKDNGDNSTTTTTANGIDTSEKVELQFYMLGEAPKDLPTIQEEINKLALADLNATVKFNFTTWTDWSQKYKLLLSSGQPIDLIFTADWTEYQSYAKKGAFLPLDELLPKAAPKLNEFVPKDMWEAVKIDKKIYTVPATWKEYVTEGIAYREDLRKKYNLPKPESIETLEQYLDGIRKNEPNLLPLADNQGYHTSSVRQLTTKTVNSSNTVPYGLNIMYDKPRDVTSYWGSPQHLADLKMYKTWADKGYWPKNVLNIKDSGHDVFANGKAAAILGSENPNRYNDSVIKIKSLHPDWELGYFPYPNAKGFAQPVHPIHNGFAIPRTSKHPERALAFYEKMVTDKRYNWLTQYGIEGKNFEVEDGKYYKMLGDAQSNGFPREGMQGWAWRNPEFMLFDKSFDAVLTMFSEFDKIAKPDIFQGFPEDWSPYQAEKAAVEQVEKQYLYPLNVGLVEDVEGGLKLFMEKAKQAGLDKIQEEYTKQWLKYLDDIGQ; the protein is encoded by the coding sequence ATGGGAAAGCGTAGACTATTAACGTTATGCACCGTAACACTGCTCACTGCAAGTATGCTGGCAGGGTGCGGGGGCACGAAGACAGAAGCCGAGAAGCCATCGGTCGACAAATCGCAGACGAAGGACAACGGCGACAACAGCACAACAACCACAACAGCAAACGGAATCGATACATCGGAAAAAGTTGAATTGCAATTCTATATGCTTGGGGAAGCGCCGAAGGATCTGCCGACCATTCAAGAGGAAATCAACAAGCTGGCGCTGGCTGACCTGAACGCAACCGTTAAATTCAATTTTACCACCTGGACGGATTGGTCTCAGAAATACAAGCTGCTCTTATCCTCCGGGCAACCGATTGATCTGATCTTCACCGCAGACTGGACCGAATATCAATCCTACGCGAAGAAGGGTGCTTTCCTTCCGTTAGACGAGCTGCTGCCGAAGGCTGCGCCGAAGTTAAATGAATTCGTACCGAAGGATATGTGGGAAGCGGTCAAAATCGATAAAAAAATCTATACCGTACCGGCGACCTGGAAAGAGTATGTTACCGAAGGGATTGCTTACCGCGAAGATCTGCGCAAGAAATACAATTTGCCGAAACCGGAATCGATTGAAACGTTAGAGCAATATTTGGATGGGATCCGTAAAAACGAGCCGAATTTACTGCCGTTAGCCGATAACCAAGGGTATCATACCAGTTCGGTCCGCCAATTAACGACCAAGACGGTGAACAGCAGCAATACCGTTCCATACGGTCTAAATATTATGTATGACAAACCAAGGGATGTGACTTCCTACTGGGGTTCGCCGCAGCATCTTGCCGATTTGAAGATGTATAAAACGTGGGCTGACAAAGGGTATTGGCCGAAAAACGTGCTGAACATTAAAGACAGCGGTCACGATGTGTTCGCGAACGGCAAGGCTGCAGCCATTCTCGGAAGCGAGAACCCGAATCGATACAATGATTCCGTAATCAAGATCAAATCGCTTCATCCGGATTGGGAATTAGGTTACTTTCCTTACCCGAATGCCAAAGGGTTCGCACAACCTGTTCATCCGATTCACAATGGCTTTGCGATCCCGCGCACCAGTAAACATCCAGAGCGCGCACTAGCGTTCTACGAGAAGATGGTAACGGACAAACGCTACAATTGGTTGACGCAATACGGCATCGAAGGCAAGAACTTCGAAGTCGAAGACGGAAAATATTACAAAATGCTCGGCGATGCGCAATCGAATGGGTTCCCAAGAGAAGGCATGCAAGGCTGGGCATGGCGAAATCCGGAGTTTATGCTGTTCGACAAGAGCTTCGATGCTGTACTAACGATGTTCAGTGAATTCGATAAAATCGCAAAACCGGATATTTTCCAAGGATTCCCTGAAGATTGGTCGCCGTATCAAGCAGAGAAAGCAGCTGTAGAGCAAGTCGAGAAGCAGTATCTGTATCCACTGAACGTCGGACTGGTCGAGGATGTGGAGGGCGGATTGAAATTGTTCATGGAGAAGGCCAAACAAGCGGGACTGGACAAAATCCAAGAAGAGTACACGAAGCAATGGCTGAAATATTTGGATGACATCGGCCAATAA
- a CDS encoding N-acetylmuramoyl-L-alanine amidase family protein encodes MKNKGITILLGVLSLMIYIIYVMGANYISNADDSLSSKSKSTTKPGFKIVIDPGHGGQDPGAKGTSGQYEKDFTLQLARKVKELAEKETQLQIYLTRTDDRTISSIDRERPKFANHLDADLFISIHGNTYTDPSVFGTETFYYREESLPFARIMHKNLVNATGSKDRGIKKEAFFVVKETEMPAVLLEVGYLTNPNEELKMWKDDYQYRVASSIIEGIKEYLNASVGQD; translated from the coding sequence ATGAAAAATAAAGGAATTACCATTTTGTTGGGAGTATTATCCTTGATGATCTATATAATCTATGTCATGGGAGCTAATTATATTAGCAATGCAGATGATAGTTTAAGTAGCAAGAGTAAAAGTACGACCAAACCAGGTTTCAAAATCGTGATTGATCCTGGACATGGGGGACAAGATCCCGGGGCGAAAGGTACCAGCGGTCAATATGAAAAAGACTTTACGTTGCAGCTAGCACGAAAGGTGAAAGAACTTGCAGAGAAAGAAACACAGTTACAGATCTATTTGACAAGGACAGATGATCGCACGATTTCTTCGATTGATAGAGAAAGACCTAAATTTGCTAATCACCTTGACGCTGATTTATTTATATCGATTCATGGTAACACGTATACAGACCCGAGTGTTTTCGGAACAGAAACATTCTATTATCGTGAGGAATCCCTCCCTTTTGCGAGGATTATGCATAAAAATCTAGTAAATGCGACCGGATCAAAGGATCGGGGTATAAAAAAGGAAGCCTTTTTCGTTGTGAAAGAAACAGAGATGCCTGCAGTTTTGTTGGAGGTAGGTTATTTAACAAATCCAAATGAAGAGCTAAAAATGTGGAAGGATGATTATCAATATCGCGTGGCCTCCTCCATTATCGAAGGCATTAAAGAATATCTTAATGCAAGTGTTGGACAGGATTGA
- a CDS encoding histidine phosphatase family protein yields MKQIYVVRHCQAEGQAADAPLTAVGQEQAQDLAAFLADRPIDYIVCSPYVRACDTIAPLAMQLGIEVQLDERLTERVLSEQNCPDWMDMLRATYDDLELCFEGGESSRMAMQRVVQVVQEMLERPGEHAVLVSHGNLISLLLKYFDDGFGFEQWRALSNPDVYLLSFSDYQQPSMTRLWLK; encoded by the coding sequence ATGAAGCAGATTTACGTTGTCCGGCATTGCCAAGCGGAAGGACAAGCCGCAGACGCTCCATTAACGGCAGTGGGTCAGGAACAGGCTCAGGATCTTGCAGCCTTCCTTGCTGACAGACCTATCGACTATATCGTGTGCAGTCCCTACGTTCGGGCTTGCGATACGATTGCACCGCTCGCCATGCAGCTTGGCATTGAGGTGCAGCTCGATGAGCGATTAACGGAGCGGGTCCTATCGGAACAGAACTGCCCGGATTGGATGGACATGCTCCGCGCCACCTATGACGACTTGGAGCTATGCTTCGAAGGCGGAGAATCCAGCCGTATGGCGATGCAACGGGTCGTTCAAGTTGTGCAAGAGATGTTGGAGCGTCCGGGCGAGCATGCCGTGCTCGTGTCGCATGGCAACCTGATCTCGCTGCTACTGAAGTATTTTGATGATGGCTTTGGGTTCGAACAATGGCGCGCACTATCCAACCCGGACGTCTATCTGCTGTCCTTCAGCGACTACCAACAACCGAGCATGACACGCCTATGGCTGAAATAA